The Pirellulales bacterium genome includes a window with the following:
- a CDS encoding LptF/LptG family permease has protein sequence MKIIDRYLLRQFTHVFVICFVSLTGLYVMLDAFSHLDDFMRYSETQGSLLGVLGEYYFYKSIGFFERLSGVISLIAAMFTVAWIQRHNELTALMAAGITRVRVVKPVIVACITLAVLTAVG, from the coding sequence ATGAAGATCATCGACCGCTACTTACTGCGTCAGTTCACTCACGTATTTGTGATCTGCTTCGTCAGTTTGACCGGTTTGTACGTGATGCTAGACGCGTTTAGCCACCTTGACGACTTCATGCGCTATTCCGAGACGCAGGGAAGCCTGCTCGGCGTTCTGGGAGAGTACTACTTTTACAAGTCGATAGGGTTCTTCGAGCGTCTCAGCGGCGTGATCTCGCTCATTGCCGCAATGTTCACCGTGGCGTGGATTCAACGTCACAACGAGCTCACGGCGCTGATGGCCGCGGGCATCACGCGGGTCCGGGTCGTGAAGCCTGTTATCGTGGCCTGCATAACTCTCGCCGTCCTCACCGCCGTTGGTC